A part of Vulcanisaeta moutnovskia 768-28 genomic DNA contains:
- a CDS encoding NAD(P)/FAD-dependent oxidoreductase yields the protein MSEGRGLISLTADAVVIGAGIVGLAVAYYLARRGFSVVVLEKSYVGSGSSTRNAGRYRVHFGNRENTEFAIRAIRKLESLSGELGWNGVFERAGYLWLTRRREVINNYEKLNEQLWKPLGIPVQILTVEELRDRFPYINTQGMVGAVFGPQDGAFHHDYLVMGYYERALDLGVKVFEYSEVKSVGVENSKVVSVSSNDVFVKTKNVVFTAGAWTGEIMKKTLNIDIPIKPVRREIGITESVKPIINTYIIDAETNLYLGQTMRGEILGSIELDVGEGFLPYGNTFTWLTAWARETVKLIPSLGRIRIMRIWSGYYEMTPDHSHVMGRSSTWPEGVYVLSGFSGHGFMLGPYAAELLANYIVNGVIDPIMKPFLPDRFATGNLIKELLVI from the coding sequence ATGAGTGAGGGTCGTGGTTTAATATCATTAACCGCGGATGCCGTGGTAATTGGCGCAGGCATTGTTGGTTTAGCAGTTGCCTATTACTTAGCACGTAGAGGATTCTCTGTTGTCGTTCTTGAGAAAAGTTATGTTGGTTCAGGAAGCTCCACAAGGAATGCCGGCAGGTACAGGGTTCACTTTGGGAATAGGGAGAATACTGAGTTCGCAATAAGGGCAATTAGGAAGTTGGAGTCCCTCAGTGGTGAGCTTGGTTGGAATGGTGTTTTTGAAAGAGCAGGTTATCTATGGCTTACTAGACGTAGGGAGGTTATTAATAATTACGAAAAACTCAATGAACAGTTATGGAAACCCCTAGGCATACCTGTTCAAATACTCACGGTTGAGGAATTAAGGGATAGGTTCCCATACATAAACACGCAGGGCATGGTAGGCGCTGTCTTTGGTCCTCAGGACGGTGCCTTTCACCATGACTATCTAGTGATGGGTTATTATGAGAGGGCACTCGACCTTGGAGTTAAGGTTTTTGAGTACTCAGAGGTTAAGAGTGTTGGTGTAGAGAATAGTAAGGTAGTTAGTGTCTCAAGTAATGACGTTTTCGTTAAGACAAAAAACGTAGTATTTACTGCGGGGGCGTGGACTGGCGAGATCATGAAGAAGACACTCAATATTGATATTCCAATAAAGCCCGTTAGGAGGGAGATAGGGATTACGGAATCTGTGAAGCCTATAATTAATACCTACATAATAGATGCTGAGACAAACCTATATCTCGGTCAAACAATGAGGGGTGAGATACTGGGTAGTATAGAGCTTGATGTTGGTGAGGGCTTCCTACCTTACGGAAACACATTCACTTGGTTAACCGCCTGGGCTAGGGAAACTGTGAAGTTAATACCGAGTCTCGGTAGGATAAGGATCATGAGGATATGGTCTGGTTACTATGAAATGACGCCTGATCATAGCCACGTGATGGGTAGGTCAAGTACATGGCCTGAGGGTGTCTATGTATTGTCTGGTTTCTCAGGTCATGGATTCATGCTTGGTCCATACGCAGCTGAGTTGTTGGCTAATTACATAGTTAATGGTGTAATTGATCCGATTATGAAGCCATTCTTACCTGATAGGTTCGCTACAGGGAACTTAATCAAGGAGTTATTGGTTATTTAA
- a CDS encoding Hsp20/alpha crystallin family protein, translating to MTMEQNTTDIAVGINKVEAGVNELISKLATVVDPRLVTREPPVDVFDNGDSIIILADLPGVKKESIKVRVGNNYVEIMAEPQSLPTIGKVARVERLSNFRIYRRVELGVRFKVDGAKAAYKDGVLQIIIPKLGSIAETEVSIE from the coding sequence ATGACGATGGAGCAGAATACCACAGACATCGCGGTGGGTATAAACAAGGTGGAGGCTGGAGTAAATGAGCTAATTAGTAAGTTGGCCACTGTTGTTGACCCAAGGCTAGTGACTAGGGAACCTCCTGTGGATGTTTTTGACAATGGTGATTCAATAATAATACTTGCCGACCTACCTGGCGTTAAGAAGGAGAGTATTAAGGTTAGGGTGGGTAATAACTACGTGGAGATCATGGCTGAGCCACAGTCGTTGCCAACCATCGGTAAAGTCGCTAGGGTAGAGAGACTGAGTAATTTTAGGATTTATAGGAGGGTTGAGCTTGGTGTGAGGTTTAAGGTTGATGGTGCTAAGGCAGCGTATAAGGACGGCGTGTTACAGATAATTATACCTAAATTAGGTAGTATAGCTGAGACGGAGGTTTCAATAGAATAG
- a CDS encoding phosphate uptake regulator PhoU, producing MSIVKFEPETRRVQLTGGATLIVSLPKEWTRQVDLKPGDEVLVIPQPDLSLLVVPKKMVKAPLLESSINVTQDLSNIDHLERILLAHYLSGYDIFRLNFDIATLNLKKQVKDIVRRKLTGVEIIEEGRNTLVIQNLVNVPDINIRDILVKLGKTVVGMIDDLRTPMENGDKSIAMDIIERDNEVDKFYWLLNRQLKRVLVSKHALSLSGIQDPRSIIEYAIINKSLERAADHAVKIAREVVNLGDKYVLIMPQELRQRFSELLSKDSMIMSNVGKAMTEKIDAREVNYIIDIVKYEIRTTVDSLDSSLSNYSLTTQAAASARLILDSIYRIAEYASDVGEALLNLAIEQFG from the coding sequence ATGTCTATAGTGAAATTTGAGCCAGAAACCAGGAGGGTTCAACTAACTGGTGGCGCAACCTTAATAGTTTCACTACCGAAGGAGTGGACTAGGCAAGTTGATCTTAAACCTGGTGATGAGGTTCTGGTAATACCGCAGCCAGACCTCTCATTGCTTGTTGTGCCCAAGAAGATGGTTAAGGCGCCATTACTCGAATCATCAATAAACGTGACCCAGGACCTATCAAACATAGATCATCTCGAGAGGATATTACTTGCTCATTACCTATCTGGTTATGACATATTTAGGCTTAATTTTGACATAGCGACATTAAACCTGAAGAAGCAGGTTAAGGACATTGTCCGGAGGAAGCTAACCGGAGTTGAGATTATTGAGGAGGGTAGGAATACGTTAGTTATTCAAAACCTCGTTAATGTACCTGATATAAACATTAGGGACATATTAGTGAAGCTTGGTAAGACGGTTGTCGGCATGATAGATGACTTAAGAACGCCAATGGAGAACGGTGATAAGTCAATAGCCATGGACATTATTGAGAGGGATAATGAGGTCGATAAGTTCTACTGGCTCCTAAATAGGCAGTTGAAGAGGGTCTTGGTGAGTAAGCATGCCCTAAGCCTATCTGGTATTCAGGACCCAAGGAGTATCATTGAGTATGCAATAATTAATAAGTCGCTCGAGAGGGCTGCTGATCATGCCGTTAAGATCGCGCGGGAGGTCGTAAATCTAGGCGATAAATACGTACTTATAATGCCGCAGGAGCTTAGGCAAAGATTCAGTGAGCTCCTTAGTAAGGACTCCATGATAATGAGTAATGTTGGTAAGGCAATGACGGAGAAAATAGATGCAAGGGAGGTTAATTACATAATTGATATTGTTAAGTATGAAATACGGACGACAGTAGATTCACTGGATTCCTCGCTATCGAATTATAGCCTAACCACACAGGCGGCCGCGTCGGCTAGGTTAATACTGGATAGTATCTATAGGATAGCTGAATACGCATCAGACGTTGGGGAGGCATTACTTAACCTCGCAATTGAGCAATTTGGATAA
- a CDS encoding methyltransferase: MKIIVLSNVYPPAEDSWQTAELLRWVMSNHANDGYLRIIDVGSGTGILALTALNEIVSKGGTAWVLAADHDYNASMNTRINLVNNGLYHYADVITMNLLDAIRTRFCLDIVVSNPPYLPGNWNEDWRIFGGSHGNDVIKQLIQQICQYKASMFILTQSSLSNWEESIDYLGRCGYKLVMIKATHYFFEDIITMVFNKV, translated from the coding sequence ATGAAAATCATAGTATTAAGTAATGTCTATCCCCCTGCCGAGGATTCGTGGCAAACTGCTGAGCTACTCCGTTGGGTTATGAGCAATCACGCCAATGATGGGTACTTACGCATAATCGATGTAGGATCTGGGACGGGTATATTAGCATTAACGGCGTTGAATGAAATAGTTAGTAAGGGAGGCACTGCATGGGTTTTGGCTGCGGATCATGATTACAATGCATCAATGAACACCAGAATAAACCTAGTTAATAATGGTCTTTATCACTACGCTGATGTGATAACGATGAATTTACTAGATGCAATAAGGACACGATTTTGCCTCGACATAGTTGTTAGTAATCCTCCCTACTTACCAGGTAATTGGAATGAGGATTGGAGGATCTTCGGTGGATCTCACGGTAATGATGTGATTAAGCAATTAATACAGCAAATATGTCAGTATAAAGCCTCCATGTTCATACTAACGCAATCCTCACTGTCCAATTGGGAGGAATCAATTGATTACTTAGGAAGATGTGGCTATAAACTGGTAATGATCAAGGCAACTCATTACTTTTTTGAGGACATAATAACAATGGTTTTTAATAAGGTCTAA
- a CDS encoding ArsR family transcriptional regulator: MSRDIDDIDNIVLKPRRIQILKLLIGQGTMRISDLRKVLNAPTSSIYYDIEILRANGFVIRDGPYVKITSKGRTLIERIDELLSPNSDIKNPSAKTEELTDILLMRPLTINMYRLGPNALFIYSMVIIVLGLVTAFTQNYELLLLVFVESMYSMPIDVTIISILAYLGISLFIYRYLLGGEIVDLKLLSGVLTSLIPISLYPTIMALITPWVPPYPLSIIDALLKALLPLISLIMLATVLSMISGKPMEYSLLFETLFLLIPSVLIYIVLFK; encoded by the coding sequence ATGAGTAGGGATATTGATGATATTGACAACATTGTACTTAAGCCAAGGAGAATACAAATACTGAAATTATTGATTGGTCAGGGTACTATGAGGATATCAGACCTAAGAAAAGTACTAAATGCACCCACATCATCCATTTACTACGATATTGAGATACTAAGGGCTAATGGCTTTGTTATAAGGGATGGACCCTACGTAAAGATAACGAGTAAGGGAAGAACACTCATTGAGAGGATTGATGAATTATTAAGCCCCAACTCTGATATTAAGAACCCAAGTGCAAAAACCGAGGAGTTAACTGACATATTATTGATGAGACCATTAACAATAAACATGTATAGGCTCGGCCCGAATGCATTATTCATATACTCAATGGTAATTATAGTGCTTGGTTTAGTTACGGCATTCACACAGAATTATGAATTATTACTCCTGGTTTTTGTGGAGAGTATGTACTCTATGCCGATAGATGTGACAATAATTTCAATACTCGCATACCTAGGTATTTCATTATTTATTTATAGGTACTTACTCGGCGGTGAGATTGTGGATCTTAAGTTATTAAGTGGTGTTTTAACATCATTGATACCGATATCGCTATACCCAACTATAATGGCGTTAATAACACCGTGGGTACCACCCTACCCACTCTCAATAATTGACGCATTGCTTAAGGCATTATTACCACTCATTAGCCTAATAATGCTAGCCACGGTACTATCAATGATTTCAGGAAAACCCATGGAATACTCACTACTCTTCGAAACATTATTCCTATTAATACCCTCAGTATTAATATACATAGTATTGTTCAAGTGA
- a CDS encoding 30S ribosomal protein S25e, with product MGGKKKPTLSQLAKRQEKQAPAKPTAKGKKAAEERPTVRASLVDPKLLNDVEKEVVKWEYVTPYLVATRFNTKISVAYQILRTLANKGALVLVSKGHRTEVYTTPDRLKQIAA from the coding sequence ATGGGTGGAAAGAAAAAACCAACATTATCACAATTAGCAAAGAGACAGGAAAAGCAAGCCCCAGCAAAACCAACTGCGAAGGGTAAGAAAGCCGCTGAGGAGAGGCCAACAGTTAGGGCTTCACTTGTTGATCCTAAACTACTTAATGATGTTGAGAAGGAGGTCGTGAAGTGGGAGTACGTTACGCCGTACTTGGTAGCGACTAGGTTTAATACAAAAATAAGCGTTGCCTATCAAATACTGAGGACTCTGGCAAATAAGGGAGCTTTGGTACTTGTTTCTAAGGGTCATAGAACCGAGGTTTACACAACACCTGACAGACTTAAGCAAATAGCTGCGTAG
- a CDS encoding TATA-box-binding protein: MANPTYRIENIVATVNLGIDLDLDKLAERLPAAEYNPEQFPGLILRLQRPKISALIFRTGKMVCTGAKSENELKRAVKELVRLLNEHGADVPLTPEIQVQNIVASGNLHAEVDIEKSALMLENSMYEPEQFPGLIYRMDDPKVVLLIFSSGKIVCTGAKKEQQVRDAVFKIHDVLRDIGALYEEEGGKEEEEL; encoded by the coding sequence ATGGCAAATCCCACTTATCGTATTGAGAATATTGTCGCCACGGTAAACCTCGGCATTGACCTGGACCTAGATAAACTCGCAGAAAGGCTTCCCGCAGCTGAGTACAATCCTGAGCAATTCCCCGGCTTGATACTAAGGTTACAGAGACCGAAGATATCGGCATTAATCTTTAGGACGGGTAAGATGGTGTGTACGGGTGCTAAGAGCGAGAATGAGCTTAAGAGGGCTGTTAAGGAATTAGTGAGGTTGCTTAATGAGCATGGCGCCGACGTACCACTCACTCCGGAGATTCAGGTACAGAACATTGTGGCTTCCGGTAACCTGCATGCCGAGGTTGATATTGAGAAATCAGCCCTAATGCTTGAGAATTCAATGTACGAACCTGAGCAATTCCCCGGCCTCATTTATAGGATGGATGATCCGAAGGTTGTGCTACTAATATTTAGCTCAGGTAAGATAGTGTGTACGGGGGCCAAGAAGGAACAGCAGGTTAGGGATGCTGTCTTTAAGATTCATGACGTTCTTAGGGATATAGGGGCTTTGTATGAGGAGGAGGGTGGTAAGGAAGAAGAGGAGCTTTGA
- the hjc gene encoding Holliday junction resolvase Hjc, translating to MSLSKRKGSAHERALANKLWDMGLAVLRGCSSGGGVRKRFVPDIVAMGPGFVLVLEVKYRSERGPVRIEEEKVEKLLEFARRAKGDAYIAVKFRGDDWRILPISDRGGVTIRPDDLGNAYTLEQLVNKYMSRSLTEYLK from the coding sequence ATGAGCTTATCAAAAAGGAAGGGTTCTGCGCATGAAAGGGCTTTGGCAAATAAGCTATGGGATATGGGTCTCGCGGTTCTGAGGGGGTGTTCATCAGGTGGTGGTGTTAGGAAGAGGTTTGTTCCGGACATTGTTGCTATGGGCCCTGGATTCGTATTAGTACTTGAGGTTAAGTATAGGTCTGAGAGAGGGCCCGTAAGGATTGAGGAGGAGAAGGTGGAGAAATTGCTGGAGTTTGCGCGCAGGGCTAAGGGCGATGCCTACATTGCTGTGAAGTTTAGGGGTGATGATTGGCGCATACTACCCATAAGTGATAGGGGAGGTGTTACCATAAGACCTGATGATTTAGGTAATGCCTATACGCTTGAGCAGTTGGTTAATAAGTACATGAGTAGATCATTGACCGAGTACTTGAAATAA
- a CDS encoding metal-dependent hydrolase encodes MSAQSYIKWLGHAAFEIMLSGKKILIDPWISNPLSPITLSEITNVDYILVTHDHFDHLGETIDIAKKTNATVVGVFELVNYLSEQGVKNTIGMNVGGSVKLTSEIEVYVTPALHSSSRGVPVGFIIRAPEATIYHAGDTGLFSEMDLLGRLFKIDVAILPIGSLFTMDPRQAAYALTMLRPRAAIPIHYNTFPDIKQDPQQFKELAESMLPDIKVFILKPGEALQLPIK; translated from the coding sequence ATGAGTGCGCAATCATACATTAAATGGCTTGGTCATGCGGCCTTCGAAATAATGCTAAGCGGTAAGAAAATACTAATTGATCCCTGGATATCGAACCCACTATCACCCATAACACTTAGTGAAATAACAAACGTTGATTATATACTTGTGACACATGATCATTTTGATCACCTAGGTGAAACCATTGATATCGCTAAAAAGACCAATGCAACCGTAGTCGGTGTTTTCGAACTCGTTAATTATCTCAGCGAGCAGGGTGTTAAGAACACCATAGGCATGAATGTTGGTGGTTCCGTAAAGTTAACGAGTGAGATTGAGGTTTACGTAACCCCAGCACTGCATAGCTCAAGTAGGGGTGTGCCCGTGGGATTCATAATAAGGGCTCCCGAGGCAACTATATACCATGCAGGGGATACTGGGCTCTTTAGCGAGATGGATTTACTGGGCAGGTTGTTTAAGATTGATGTTGCCATACTACCAATAGGTAGTTTGTTCACGATGGATCCGAGGCAAGCTGCCTATGCATTAACAATGCTGAGGCCTAGAGCAGCGATACCTATACATTATAATACATTCCCTGACATTAAGCAGGATCCACAGCAGTTTAAGGAGCTTGCGGAGTCCATGCTTCCTGACATTAAGGTGTTTATATTAAAGCCTGGTGAGGCTTTACAATTACCGATCAAGTAA
- a CDS encoding digeranylgeranylglycerophospholipid reductase, whose product MGNFDVIVVGAGTAGSYASYLLAKAGLNVALIEMKRRDKVFKTTGDAIGIHHIERMSIKPPSDVYAIKYEGAELYSPDLSIKYVVLGKGFGLDMAKWAQWLISEAEKAGVHIFDDHKVQGPIIENGAVSGVRVLKPDGSAEDFRAKVVIDASGVGAVVRSRLPREWWVSEPLLPEDVSNAYREIIQVDYEIEKPEYIKIYLDTNIAPGGYWWLFPKSSNTMNIGLGLWGKLSEENGLNPRHNYDKYLANSQYTRGRKVIHMGGGIVPTRRPLPSLVANGFLAAGDAAVTVNPVHGGGIGPALLSAELASKTVIDAFEKGDFTERGLWRYNIEYLRAYGIKQAMLDVFRLMLQTLTDDQLNKGLRARLLTEDEVLEISERGSLELSFIDKLKIGLRLMRVPDVASKLRLALRYMNEVKSLYEAYPESPSVLSSWYGKLASIYREYTGRLGITLKWLSNT is encoded by the coding sequence ATGGGTAATTTCGATGTTATTGTGGTTGGCGCAGGTACAGCGGGTTCCTATGCATCATACTTACTTGCTAAGGCAGGACTTAATGTAGCCCTAATAGAAATGAAGAGGAGGGATAAGGTCTTTAAGACGACTGGTGATGCCATTGGTATTCACCACATTGAGCGAATGAGCATTAAACCACCAAGTGATGTATATGCGATAAAGTACGAAGGCGCGGAGTTATATAGCCCCGATCTATCGATTAAGTACGTAGTGCTCGGTAAGGGCTTTGGGTTAGATATGGCGAAGTGGGCTCAATGGCTAATCAGTGAGGCTGAGAAGGCCGGTGTTCATATTTTTGATGATCATAAGGTTCAGGGGCCAATAATAGAGAATGGAGCAGTTTCTGGAGTCAGGGTGTTGAAGCCTGATGGTTCTGCTGAGGATTTTAGGGCTAAGGTTGTCATTGATGCCAGTGGCGTTGGTGCCGTTGTTAGGAGTAGGCTTCCCCGTGAATGGTGGGTTTCCGAGCCATTACTACCTGAGGACGTCTCAAACGCCTATAGGGAGATTATCCAGGTTGATTATGAGATTGAGAAGCCTGAGTACATAAAGATATACCTAGATACTAACATAGCACCTGGCGGTTACTGGTGGTTATTCCCAAAGAGTTCGAACACAATGAATATTGGGCTTGGTCTATGGGGTAAGTTAAGTGAGGAGAATGGATTAAACCCTAGGCATAATTATGATAAGTACTTAGCCAATAGCCAATATACGAGAGGTAGAAAGGTAATACACATGGGCGGCGGTATTGTACCAACACGTAGGCCATTACCATCACTCGTGGCCAACGGCTTCCTGGCTGCTGGCGATGCCGCAGTTACGGTAAACCCAGTGCACGGCGGTGGTATAGGGCCTGCCCTCCTCTCGGCGGAGTTGGCTTCGAAGACCGTGATAGATGCATTTGAAAAGGGTGACTTCACAGAAAGGGGATTATGGAGGTATAATATTGAGTATTTAAGGGCTTACGGCATAAAGCAGGCAATGCTTGATGTATTTAGGTTAATGCTTCAAACGCTTACTGATGATCAATTAAACAAGGGCTTAAGGGCTAGACTTCTTACTGAGGATGAGGTTCTGGAAATATCGGAACGAGGATCACTGGAGTTATCATTTATTGATAAGTTGAAGATCGGCCTGCGCTTAATGAGAGTACCTGACGTTGCATCCAAGTTAAGGCTTGCGTTGAGGTATATGAATGAGGTTAAGAGCTTATACGAGGCCTACCCAGAGAGTCCCAGTGTTTTATCGAGTTGGTATGGTAAATTAGCGAGTATTTATCGTGAATACACAGGTAGGCTTGGCATAACTTTGAAATGGTTAAGTAACACTTAA
- a CDS encoding S-methyl-5-thioribose-1-phosphate isomerase gives MRIDLEELKSKIKPKLRPIIWRDEDNTLLLLDQRKLPFEEVYVELRDPVSTADAIKQMIIRGAPAIGITAAYGMVLAIAHGNIPTLDEALNELVKARDVLNTARPTAHNLFWATERMLNVARNAVHNGSAKNVKELLNIMKMEAKAIFDEEFDAELMMGIYGLEKINDGDTVLTQCNAGGLATGTGIGTATAPVRVAHALGIKVSVIAPETRPWLQGARLTVYELMVDGIPVTLITDTAVGYVMYRGMVNSVMVGADRILRYGHVYNKIGTFKEAVIAHELGIPFYAIAPSSTFDLKSRVEDVKIEERDPDEVRKIRGVLIAPENVPVFNPVFDVTPPKYVTALITEKGIIYPPFDKNIPKVLSVT, from the coding sequence ATGAGGATTGATCTTGAGGAATTGAAAAGTAAAATAAAGCCTAAGTTAAGGCCAATAATCTGGCGTGACGAAGACAATACACTCCTATTACTAGACCAAAGGAAGTTACCCTTTGAGGAGGTTTACGTGGAGTTGAGGGACCCAGTATCAACGGCTGACGCCATTAAGCAAATGATAATTCGCGGAGCACCAGCGATAGGGATAACCGCAGCCTACGGGATGGTACTGGCCATAGCCCATGGTAATATACCAACACTTGATGAAGCCCTCAATGAATTAGTGAAGGCTAGGGATGTTTTGAATACGGCGAGACCAACAGCCCATAACTTATTCTGGGCCACGGAAAGAATGCTTAATGTAGCTAGAAATGCCGTGCATAACGGTAGTGCTAAGAACGTGAAGGAATTACTTAATATTATGAAGATGGAGGCTAAGGCTATATTTGATGAGGAATTCGATGCTGAATTGATGATGGGAATTTACGGACTTGAAAAGATAAATGATGGAGACACCGTATTAACTCAATGCAATGCCGGTGGATTAGCAACTGGTACTGGAATTGGCACAGCTACGGCACCAGTGAGGGTAGCTCATGCATTAGGCATTAAGGTTTCCGTGATAGCACCTGAGACCAGGCCTTGGCTTCAGGGCGCTAGGTTAACTGTTTATGAGTTGATGGTTGATGGAATACCAGTCACGTTGATAACGGATACAGCAGTTGGTTACGTAATGTATAGGGGCATGGTTAATAGTGTGATGGTTGGCGCAGACAGGATACTAAGGTATGGACATGTTTATAATAAGATTGGAACGTTTAAGGAGGCGGTTATTGCACATGAATTGGGCATACCCTTTTACGCAATAGCACCATCATCGACATTCGACCTTAAGAGTAGGGTTGAGGATGTGAAGATTGAGGAGAGGGATCCCGATGAGGTTAGGAAGATTAGAGGTGTGCTAATAGCCCCCGAGAATGTTCCTGTGTTTAACCCAGTATTTGATGTTACGCCTCCTAAGTACGTGACCGCATTAATAACTGAGAAGGGGATTATTTACCCACCCTTCGATAAGAACATACCTAAAGTATTAAGTGTTACTTAA
- a CDS encoding carboxypeptidase M32, which translates to MKIDDLLKEYRSVWAIDHARSLLEWDLEVNMPVEGASPRGEALAQLTLVRREHLLRLRDLVSKYEDAKDLTEFERGVIRVLKREMKYYTSIPPEILEELDRTTTKAAVVWREAKKEANFEKFKPYLSKIVELERVIADKLGYEGHPYNALLDLYEEGFTVNDADNVFNTLLPNLKSILEKVLSEGRYPSKHPLEDTPYDVNVMKSINEELLKILEMPVGSRFRMDVSAHPFTISMAINDVRITTRYEGKDFRSTMFSVIHESGHAMYELMIDPSLEMTPVGRGVSMGVHESQSRFWENIIGRSREFVHLIYPLLKERLPFLRDYGEEDIYRYFNIVRPSLIRVDADEVTYNFHIALRYEIEKGVIAGKLDVSDLPSLWNDFMDKYLGVRPRNDAEGVLQDIHWSQGSFGYFPTYTLGNVIAGMIYAKLPGLRDKVANRMFNEIKEFLRDRICKYGAIYPPKELLMRSFNDTYNPTHLLNYLREKYLG; encoded by the coding sequence ATGAAGATCGACGACCTACTAAAGGAGTATAGGTCGGTGTGGGCTATTGATCACGCAAGGTCATTACTTGAGTGGGACTTGGAGGTCAATATGCCTGTTGAGGGTGCTTCGCCACGTGGTGAAGCACTGGCGCAATTAACCTTGGTCCGCAGGGAGCATTTGCTTAGACTTAGGGACCTTGTTAGTAAGTATGAGGATGCTAAGGACTTGACAGAATTTGAGAGGGGGGTTATCAGGGTTTTGAAGAGAGAGATGAAATACTACACATCAATACCTCCAGAAATCCTTGAGGAGCTTGATAGGACTACTACGAAGGCTGCTGTTGTCTGGAGAGAGGCAAAGAAGGAGGCGAACTTCGAGAAGTTTAAACCATACCTATCAAAGATTGTGGAGTTGGAGAGGGTTATTGCCGACAAACTTGGTTATGAGGGCCACCCATACAATGCGTTATTAGATTTGTATGAGGAGGGATTTACCGTTAATGATGCGGATAATGTATTCAACACATTACTCCCCAACCTAAAGTCAATACTTGAGAAGGTGCTGAGCGAGGGTAGGTACCCAAGTAAGCACCCGCTTGAGGATACGCCTTATGATGTTAATGTCATGAAATCAATTAATGAGGAGCTACTTAAGATACTTGAGATGCCCGTGGGTAGTAGGTTCAGGATGGATGTGTCTGCGCACCCATTCACGATAAGCATGGCAATCAATGATGTGAGGATAACCACTAGGTATGAGGGTAAGGACTTTAGGTCAACCATGTTCTCCGTTATTCATGAGAGTGGTCATGCAATGTATGAGTTAATGATTGATCCATCCCTTGAAATGACACCCGTTGGGCGTGGAGTCTCCATGGGCGTTCATGAGAGCCAGTCGAGATTTTGGGAGAATATTATTGGTAGGAGTAGGGAGTTCGTGCATTTAATATACCCGTTACTTAAGGAGAGGTTACCATTTCTCAGGGATTACGGTGAGGAGGACATTTACAGGTACTTCAATATTGTTAGACCGAGTCTTATTAGGGTTGATGCTGATGAGGTCACTTATAACTTCCACATAGCTCTCCGTTATGAGATTGAGAAGGGTGTGATAGCTGGTAAGCTTGATGTGTCTGACTTACCATCACTATGGAATGACTTCATGGATAAGTACTTAGGGGTTAGGCCGAGGAATGATGCTGAGGGTGTTCTCCAGGATATTCATTGGTCTCAGGGGTCCTTCGGTTACTTCCCAACGTATACATTGGGCAACGTTATTGCTGGTATGATATATGCCAAATTACCTGGGCTTAGGGATAAGGTTGCAAACAGGATGTTCAATGAGATTAAGGAGTTCCTTAGGGATAGGATTTGTAAGTATGGTGCCATATACCCACCTAAGGAGTTGCTCATGAGGTCCTTCAATGATACGTATAACCCAACACATCTACTAAATTACTTACGTGAGAAATACTTGGGTTAG